From Cotesia glomerata isolate CgM1 linkage group LG3, MPM_Cglom_v2.3, whole genome shotgun sequence:
aataactaactaatttaaattaattaattaattaatagctaactaatttaaattaattaattaataactaactaatttaaattaattatttaactaataatgaataattaattaattgataatgaataattaattaattcaaattaattaattgttaatgaataattaattaattcaaattaattaattgataatgaataattaattaatttaaattagttaattaattttgattctgTTAAATTTCAAAGTTCATATCAATGAAATTGTATTTTACGcaatttaaaaacttgaacTTTATAAGCTTATGACAAAAGAATAGACGAGAGTAACGAGATATGTATGCCAAAGGTCACATTGATTGAAACATTGTAGTTACCTGGTTAACTTTGACCTTTAACGTTTTATAAAAAACGTaacaatagaaataaaatggtAGCGAGAGAAATAACTCTGGGCTTTGttagtaatttaaaatgatttttatttcagaaacagtcaaaagataaaattacaaaGCATACTCCAATATTTCGAGTTTTTAGAAACCGATGGAGCGTTGGAAGGCCGGATGCTCGTGTCCAGGCAGGTAAAATTAGTACATTGGTTTCCTTTGCCGTCAACCATTTGACCgaaataaagtaattaattaattaattgaaaattgattAAGGAAATGTTTGCTCGGTGAATTTAGGTGATGACGTCCAAACAATGGCTGACTATTGAAGATTGGCTTGAAAGCAACGTACTATTGTGTCCCTTGACAATTCGGCATGTCGGTCGGTTAGAACGAGTCGATACTGACACTAAAGTTCTGCATGTCTGCTTCGCGAGCTCTAGATTCGGCGAGGGTGTACTTGAAGATGCTATTAGCCAAGAAACTGTACATGTAAGTAAGTATATTATTGTGAATAATTTACacgaattaattatttattttaatcaattcactttttttttatgatcgtcattaatttttttttatctcatctgtaaaaattcgaaaaattaattaattaactcattcaatttttttaattattctacttTTGATGCagtattagaaataaaatttaaaaaatttacctcttatttgaaattacaaatttttttttaaattaaaaaaaaattttaacttgaaatttttatttttaatttgtccaatttttcatgtttttgaaTAAGTAAAAAGTACGGTActctaaaaattgatgtctaaaaaatttcaatgaaaaaaaaaaagtaacaattttttagactcaaattaaaaaaattttattgaaaaacttattttttaaatcatattcATAAATcctttagtaaaaaataaaatgaaaaaaaattaatttttcaattttttatgaacaaaAATTGAGAAGCTCTacatctataaaattataattataatcatgaaaaaatatttttaaaaaatttttataaaactattttaatatttggGGCATTCCATaatgactggtgggacatttaACTCTGaaattccatcaattataagctataattatgtcactgaaacttatactatagtaaaatttatcttaaaacatagaagaataactaattaacaacatccctttgtcagaaacctcgattactttttaagtttctcgtaattatcatttgactgagtgtgactggtgggactaagaaaaatccttctctcttaccaaaggtatacttatccaatttcagttcgaccactaaacttttaaaaaatacttccctctcaatacaaaattaatcctacaaacattcaatattatgaaaaattagactgactacctacgtagaaacaattaaaaaaattttttgtattgtgACTGGTaggacaagtacaaaatgtctacatcaagttgtttattaaaaagacttttatattatttcaaccttagaaacattattgtttatatatttaactataaattatttatgataattagaaaaaaactaataaaaaaacacaaataaaggatttagcatgctgacaacacgatcttgataaacttaggtgttaattaataacgaagataaacaaaatttgttcttaaaactattaaatatgttaattaataacgaagataaacaaaatttgttcttaaaactattaaaacaacatttgacccggatataagttagtacggctgaaaagttactaggagagaaaaatcgattttcttattgattaaaaaaatttttttttacaaattagtaaaatataaacttttaataatataaattaggactaaattagaatgaattagagaaattttttaattttagttattttcctATTTTGCATATATAAAATGCcccatttgtaaataaaaaaaaaaataaaatagttgtaaaaataataataattatattctaGATAGCAACTCATCCAGAAATGCTTGCTGTGATATTGTCCGTGGAGGCCTTAGAAGACAACGAAGTGTTGATAGTCGAAGGTGCGCGACACGTATCCCGAATAAATAATCCCAAGCAAAAGGCAACATTTGAGAGTATACCTAATCCAAATCCCGTTACCGTTTGCTGTATGGACGCTGAAAATTATTCAGATATGCCACGTAATCAGTTTGAAGAAGACAATATACTTCGTGAGATGAATAAATCATTGCTGGGATTTCGTCAAAGACATTTGCCGGCGAGTCCCACGGAAACGGTCAGCCTGGACGATGCTGCTTGCCCCGACGGGTGTCCAGTTACCCGGAGGCTGTCTCCCATAGGCGAGAGTTTCAGCAGCGCTTCTCCAGAAGTCGAGACCTCTGAAGACAAAGTCGTTATtcataacaataacaataacaataatattcgGGCTAATGGAAACTTGTCCGAAGACATAAGCATAGAAAATCCCCTGACAGATGTTCGCCTGAGGCCTAACGGACGCTCGACAACTCAGAGGTCGCTCAGTCCAGATAAACTGATCACGGGCTACAATAAAAGTTTGTGTAGCAACGCCAGCACTCGGAGCAGATTCATTGTCTTGGGGTCCAGTGGTGAGGTGTTGCCTGTTACAAGGAAATCCTTGGGACAAATGTCTGTTTACGAGAGCTGCAATAGTCAGAGCACTGAGAGCTTCCACAGCGCCAGGGATTCTATCGAAGACGAGCATCCTGCTGGAAAGTATGGTAAGAAGaattataatctatattattgaaagaataagcaaaattttgtgaccagtgtatttatatgataaaatgggtttttatggttaaatttggtatcgttggaaaagtcgtgacctggagttgtgccttttcatggtttcatatcattctcaccaatagtcaatttatgatgataagtatttaggctgcattcgaaaatactctatctctagatacataattaagaaatgaccttgtatctcgtgaactattgacttttttaaagatataagctcatctggatgttacactcatcgagacctttcatttgagtatccacatcaatttttcgtatatttatatatttatatatatcacatatatgtaaatatgaaaaatatatcaaaaatgcatgtgggtactcaaatgaaagctcttgatgagtgtaacatcattatgagcttatatctttaaaaatatcatggatagacaaaatacaatataattttttaattattgatttttttaaagatataagctcatcttgatgttacactcatcgagaccgttcatttgagtacccgcatcaatttttcatatatttatatatattatatatatgtatatatcaaaaatgcatgtgagtactcaaatgaaagctctcgatgagtttaacatcgggatgagcttatatctttaaaaaagtcaatagttaagaagtACAGTAGAATTTCACAAAtatcttgttaactaatgatatttttaaacatataagcttatcccgacattacactcattgagatctttcatttgagtacccacatcaatttttcatatattttatatatttatatatatgtatatatgaaaaatatatcaaaatgcatgtgggtactcaaatgaaagctcttgatgagtgtaacgtcattatgagcttatatctttaaaaacgtcaataattaaaaaagtacagtgcaatttaacaaaagtcattatttaataaagcaaaattttaaagcCAGGTTTCTAGTTGTAATTATtggttaaagaaaattaagttCAGCTCATAAATCTTGGTTGAAAACTATCAGCtggaatttaatttattttgttagaattgaattaattaaaaatgatcatttataattttgattgaaattataattaaatttgtactTATTTAGATGAagaagaatttaaattaactcgCAAGTACAGCAATCAATTAGACACACCTGAAAGAAGAGGAACGTTTGCTCAAAGATTAAAAGAAGCTCTTAATCGAGAAAGCACTGCGACTGGATCCTCTGAAGAATCTTCTGGTGAAAGTAGCTACGCTGTTGGAATTAGTATATCTGGAAGTCATGTTGGTGATCAAGATATTAAGtaagtttttaattcttacaattatttatatttaaatcttCTATcttctatactaataaatggagagccggtttttttgtcctgttatactgcgaaaactactgaaccgatcggaataatacttataccataagatgcagcgtgtttcggagaaggttttagtatacgatatggtggtgattacttatccggaacctattttttttttttacttacaaataatgaatttttattgtaactaaatttattctattcgattgtcatttgtttaaaataaattttttaattctattggttatgtttatatactaggcagatttcttcacttatgagacctgcaatttctttaactgaaactttcaatggtcattacaaatttttttttcatataaattattattcatttttttaagaaagacacgggaatgttataatgattgcacattgaaagttacaatgaatattagctagaataattacatggctAAAAGGTGtatgccaattcgatagaattggaaatctgtgcaagtcaaaacaatactctaattaaatttcaagtctagatctaaaaatgcaattctataaagcgcccagcggagcaagcgagtaacagctaattttttatatataatttttgacttactttcataattttttttatggtaaatttttttatatatttaaaataaaataatcaattaataaaataaataataattttttcttttttagaatctgatgaaattattttgaaaaatgtttaattaaaatttttttttacagagttAGAAGAGGAGGTTCTAGAGGATTTGTATTACGAGATGAGACTGTCGatgaagattttttaaaagcatCTTTAGAAGCTGAACAAAAATGGCTCGGAAAGTTTAAACATACTCAACAGCCAGTTTTACAAAGAAAAGACACTAATAACAGTAGCAAATACAGTTTTAGCACTGAATATAGTTCtggtgattattattattatttatttatttattatttatttttttataataaaattaataaagaagtGTCTATTCACACGTAAAAAAATCCTGATAAATCCACGCAGCGTGAATTTATCAGGACTTTTTTTGCGTATAAATAGACATGTCCAATTAATAAGTACCATTACACAGATTTTTGCTCAGAATTGGAAGAAGTCTACGAGCAATTGTCAAAGTGGTTGGATGATCCAATAGCATCAGATGAAAACCACGAGTTGGAAGCAAGAGACCGTGCAGTGATCCAATTTGCGGGTTCTCTATTGCGGAGAGCTTTGAGTGAATCATTCGCAGGTGTTCCTGTCCAGGAAGGCGAGCCTCAACTTCTCATAGGGACAAATGACGTTCAACAGAAGCACAAATTAGCTCTGGCTGTACGGAGTCTCAGTCTCGAGCTTGCGAGACAGAGAAACAAGCGTCAGCAGTcggtaagaattttttttttaaatttactttattatttatagtctaTAGTATTTACATATTTTGGCGAAGAATGAGAGACAGTGGGTAACAATAAAGTTAAATGAAACAAAGATACAGATCTCAGACACAGAGGATCAA
This genomic window contains:
- the LOC123262133 gene encoding uncharacterized protein LOC123262133 isoform X6, coding for MTSKQWLTIEDWLESNVLLCPLTIRHVGRLERVDTDTKVLHVCFASSRFGEGVLEDAISQETVHIATHPEMLAVILSVEALEDNEVLIVEGARHVSRINNPKQKATFESIPNPNPVTVCCMDAENYSDMPRNQFEEDNILREMNKSLLGFRQRHLPASPTETVSLDDAACPDGCPVTRRLSPIGESFSSASPEVETSEDKVVIHNNNNNNNIRANGNLSEDISIENPLTDVRLRPNGRSTTQRSLSPDKLITGYNKSLCSNASTRSRFIVLGSSGEVLPVTRKSLGQMSVYESCNSQSTESFHSARDSIEDEHPAGKYDEEEFKLTRKYSNQLDTPERRGTFAQRLKEALNRESTATGSSEESSGESSYAVGISISGSHVGDQDIKVRRGGSRGFVLRDETVDEDFLKASLEAEQKWLGKFKHTQQPVLQRKDTNNSSKYSFSTEYSSDFCSELEEVYEQLSKWLDDPIASDENHELEARDRAVIQFAGSLLRRALSESFAGVPVQEGEPQLLIGTNDVQQKHKLALAVRSLSLELARQRNKRQQSNERQWVTIKLNETKIQISDTEDQQEVEEEDFMDAFEVQESPKKVESKRNKWTINLTSLKELETLLEEESPTFSWPLQFPEINIKNIYSDVEGINNSIPGDSNPQDGGLLPVATGNWGCGSRLKGDPQLKLVIQWLAASLAGVPRLIYYTCGNLNLSKLDTVSRVLTDRRWTVGDLSTAMLRFADQALGDRVKGRNSLFDELIGVDKPSP
- the LOC123262133 gene encoding uncharacterized protein LOC123262133 isoform X1; the encoded protein is MALVMLPCDLPWWPAVVKQLDKAALARNSQDLIGAMQRIHDMCNISLDPDEDEQDPDLFVGLAKFIDEDLGPGEREQMFVKTIPKIVERAKALRNTKPPQGLYFSLQQQGDHVEYSYGFASSLVANAFFSTYPKRTVKTHPTLGDFNFTNFFKYLHLNSQKIKLQSILQYFEFLETDGALEGRMLVSRQVMTSKQWLTIEDWLESNVLLCPLTIRHVGRLERVDTDTKVLHVCFASSRFGEGVLEDAISQETVHIATHPEMLAVILSVEALEDNEVLIVEGARHVSRINNPKQKATFESIPNPNPVTVCCMDAENYSDMPRNQFEEDNILREMNKSLLGFRQRHLPASPTETVSLDDAACPDGCPVTRRLSPIGESFSSASPEVETSEDKVVIHNNNNNNNIRANGNLSEDISIENPLTDVRLRPNGRSTTQRSLSPDKLITGYNKSLCSNASTRSRFIVLGSSGEVLPVTRKSLGQMSVYESCNSQSTESFHSARDSIEDEHPAGKYDEEEFKLTRKYSNQLDTPERRGTFAQRLKEALNRESTATGSSEESSGESSYAVGISISGSHVGDQDIKVRRGGSRGFVLRDETVDEDFLKASLEAEQKWLGKFKHTQQPVLQRKDTNNSSKYSFSTEYSSDFCSELEEVYEQLSKWLDDPIASDENHELEARDRAVIQFAGSLLRRALSESFAGVPVQEGEPQLLIGTNDVQQKHKLALAVRSLSLELARQRNKRQQSNERQWVTIKLNETKIQISDTEDQQEVEEEDFMDAFEVQESPKKVESKRNKWTINLTSLKELETLLEEESPTFSWPLQFPEINIKNIYSDVEGINNSIPGDSNPQDGGLLPVATGNWGCGSRLKGDPQLKLVIQWLAASLAGVPRLIYYTCGNLNLSKLDTVSRVLTDRRWTVGDLSTAMLRFADQALGDRVKGRNSLFDELIGVDKPSP
- the LOC123262133 gene encoding uncharacterized protein LOC123262133 isoform X2, giving the protein MALVMLPCDLPWWPAVVKQLDKAALARNSQDLIGAMQRIHDMCNISLDPDEDEQDPDLFVGLAKFIDEDLGPGEREQMFVKTIPKIVERAKALRNTKPPQGLYFSLQQQGDHVEYSYGFASSLVANAFFSTYPKRTVKTHPTLGDFNFTNFFKYLHLNSQKIKLQSILQYFEFLETDGALEGRMLVSRQVMTSKQWLTIEDWLESNVLLCPLTIRHVGRLERVDTDTKVLHVCFASSRFGEGVLEDAISQETVHIATHPEMLAVILSVEALEDNEVLIVEGARHVSRINNPKQKATFESIPNPNPVTVCCMDAENYSDMPRNQFEEDNILREMNKSLLGFRQRHLPASPTETVSLDDAACPDGCPVTRRLSPIGESFSSASPEVETSEDKVVIHNNNNNNNIRANGNLSEDISIENPLTDVRLRPNGRSTTQRSLSPDKLITGYNKSLCSNASTRSRFIVLGSSGEVLPVTRKSLGQMSVYESCNSQSTESFHSARDSIEDEHPAGKYDEEEFKLTRKYSNQLDTPERRGTFAQRLKEALNRESTATGSSEESSGESSYAVGISISGSHVGDQDIKVRRGGSRGFVLRDETVDEDFLKASLEAEQKWLGKFKHTQQPVLQRKDTNNSSKYSFSTEYSSELEEVYEQLSKWLDDPIASDENHELEARDRAVIQFAGSLLRRALSESFAGVPVQEGEPQLLIGTNDVQQKHKLALAVRSLSLELARQRNKRQQSNERQWVTIKLNETKIQISDTEDQQEVEEEDFMDAFEVQESPKKVESKRNKWTINLTSLKELETLLEEESPTFSWPLQFPEINIKNIYSDVEGINNSIPGDSNPQDGGLLPVATGNWGCGSRLKGDPQLKLVIQWLAASLAGVPRLIYYTCGNLNLSKLDTVSRVLTDRRWTVGDLSTAMLRFADQALGDRVKGRNSLFDELIGVDKPSP
- the LOC123262133 gene encoding uncharacterized protein LOC123262133 isoform X4, which encodes MALVMLPCDLPWWPAVVKQLDKAALARNSQDLIGAMQRIHDMCNISLDPDEDEQDPDLFVGLAKFIDEDLGPGEREQMFVKTIPKIVERAKALRNTKPPQGLYFSLQQQGDHVEYSYGFASSLVANAFFSTYPKRTVKTHPTLGDFNFTNFFKYLHLNSQKIKLQSILQYFEFLETDGALEGRMLVSRQVMTSKQWLTIEDWLESNVLLCPLTIRHVGRLERVDTDTKVLHVCFASSRFGEGVLEDAISQETVHIATHPEMLAVILSVEALEDNEVLIVEGARHVSRINNPKQKATFESIPNPNPVTVCCMDAENYSDMPRNQFEEDNILREMNKSLLGFRQRHLPASPTETVSLDDAACPDGCPVTRRLSPIGESFSSASPEVETSEDKVVIHNNNNNNNIRANGNLSEDISIENPLTDVRLRPNGRSTTQRSLSPDKLITGYNKSLCSNASTRSRFIVLGSSGEVLPVTRKSLGQMSVYESCNSQSTESFHSARDSIEDEHPAGKYDEEEFKLTRKYSNQLDTPERRGTFAQRLKEALNRESTATGSSEESSGESSYAVGISISGSHVGDQDIKVRRGGSRGFVLRDETVDEDFLKASLEAEQKWLGKFKHTQQPVLQRKDTNNSSKYSFSTEYSSDFCSELEEVYEQLSKWLDDPIASDENHELEARDRAVIQFAGSLLRRALSESFAGVPVQEGEPQLLIGTNDVQQKHKLALAVRSLSLELARQRNKRQQSISDTEDQQEVEEEDFMDAFEVQESPKKVESKRNKWTINLTSLKELETLLEEESPTFSWPLQFPEINIKNIYSDVEGINNSIPGDSNPQDGGLLPVATGNWGCGSRLKGDPQLKLVIQWLAASLAGVPRLIYYTCGNLNLSKLDTVSRVLTDRRWTVGDLSTAMLRFADQALGDRVKGRNSLFDELIGVDKPSP
- the LOC123262133 gene encoding uncharacterized protein LOC123262133 isoform X3; this encodes MALVMLPCDLPWWPAVVKQLDKAALARNSQDLIGAMQRIHDMCNISLDPDEDEQDPDLFVGLAKFIDEDLGPGEREQMFVKTIPKIVERAKALRNTKPPQGLYFSLQQQGDHVEYSYGFASSLVANAFFSTYPKRTVKTHPTLGDFNFTNFFKYLHLNSQKIKLQSILQYFEFLETDGALEGRMLVSRQVMTSKQWLTIEDWLESNVLLCPLTIRHVGRLERVDTDTKVLHVCFASSRFGEGVLEDAISQETVHIATHPEMLAVILSVEALEDNEVLIVEGARHVSRINNPKQKATFESIPNPNPVTVCCMDAENYSDMPRNQFEEDNILREMNKSLLGFRQRHLPASPTETVSLDDAACPDGCPVTRRLSPIGESFSSASPEVETSEDKVVIHNNNNNNNIRANGNLSEDISIENPLTDVRLRPNGRSTTQRSLSPDKLITGYNKSLCSNASTRSRFIVLGSSGEVLPVTRKSLGQMSVYESCNSQSTESFHSARDSIEDEHPAGKYDEEEFKLTRKYSNQLDTPERRGTFAQRLKEALNRESTATGSSEESSGESSYAVGISISGSHVGDQDIKVRRGGSRGFVLRDETVDEDFLKASLEAEQKWLGKFKHTQQPVLQRKDTNNSSKYSFSTEYSSDFCSELEEVYEQLSKWLDDPIASDENHELEARDRAVIQFAGSLLRRALSESFAGVPVQEGEPQLLIGTNDVQQKHKLALAVRSLSLELARQRNKRQQSIQISDTEDQQEVEEEDFMDAFEVQESPKKVESKRNKWTINLTSLKELETLLEEESPTFSWPLQFPEINIKNIYSDVEGINNSIPGDSNPQDGGLLPVATGNWGCGSRLKGDPQLKLVIQWLAASLAGVPRLIYYTCGNLNLSKLDTVSRVLTDRRWTVGDLSTAMLRFADQALGDRVKGRNSLFDELIGVDKPSP
- the LOC123262133 gene encoding uncharacterized protein LOC123262133 isoform X5 — protein: MALVMLPCDLPWWPAVVKQLDKAALARNSQDLIGAMQRIHDMCNISLDPDEDEQDPDLFVGLAKFIDEDLGPGEREQMFVKTIPKIVERAKALRNTKPPQGLYFSLQQQGDHVEYSYGFASSLVANAFFSTYPKRTVKTHPTLGDFNFTNFFKYLHLNSQKIKLQSILQYFEFLETDGALEGRMLVSRQVMTSKQWLTIEDWLESNVLLCPLTIRHVGRLERVDTDTKVLHVCFASSRFGEGVLEDAISQETVHIATHPEMLAVILSVEALEDNEVLIVEGARHVSRINNPKQKATFESIPNPNPVTVCCMDAENYSDMPRNQFEEDNILREMNKSLLGFRQRHLPASPTETVSLDDAACPDGCPVTRRLSPIGESFSSASPEVETSEDKVVIHNNNNNNNIRANGNLSEDISIENPLTDVRLRPNGRSTTQRSLSPDKLITGYNKSLCSNASTRSRFIVLGSSGEVLPVTRKSLGQMSVYESCNSQSTESFHSARDSIEDEHPAGKYDEEEFKLTRKYSNQLDTPERRGTFAQRLKEALNRESTATGSSEESSGESSYAVGISISGSHVGDQDIKVRRGGSRGFVLRDETVDEDFLKASLEAEQKWLGKFKHTQQPVLQRKDTNNSSKYSFSTEYSSDFCSELEEVYEQLSKWLDDPIASDENHELEARDRAVIQFAGSLLRRALSESFAGVPVQEGEPQLLIGTNDVQQKHKLALAVRSLSLELARQRNKRQQSIPGDSNPQDGGLLPVATGNWGCGSRLKGDPQLKLVIQWLAASLAGVPRLIYYTCGNLNLSKLDTVSRVLTDRRWTVGDLSTAMLRFADQALGDRVKGRNSLFDELIGVDKPSP